Proteins encoded within one genomic window of Prosthecobacter fusiformis:
- a CDS encoding AAA family ATPase — MRSWANIEKASNAEIIAWAEEQPWAGPMRLCGQDAGWHAEGDVWTHTLMVYEQVEQLEVYCELPRADQLKLLFTALLHDAGKPATTVLDPETRRTRSPRHSIIGAAMAREVLRELGCPLAMREHIVNLVRYHGRPPFLLEQKEPEHEVIRLSCLLSNKLLYLFALADTRGRKTAEVTRPEDRLHLWRDLSMEHGCFVDAYPFINAHARFLLFRRTLSNLHYAPHEQYRCTVTLMSGLPGAGKDTWLKSHRSELPVVSLDGIREDLKIDATDNQGQVIQAAREQCREHLRAGRDFAFNATNITAQMRQRWVDLFADYEARVEMIYVEPPMATILRQNKERTDAIPESVIHRLLSKIEVPTLAEAHQVSLVGVE, encoded by the coding sequence ATGAGATCGTGGGCAAACATTGAAAAGGCATCCAATGCTGAAATCATTGCCTGGGCGGAAGAGCAGCCCTGGGCAGGGCCAATGCGCCTATGCGGGCAGGATGCCGGATGGCATGCTGAAGGGGATGTGTGGACTCACACCCTCATGGTGTACGAACAGGTAGAACAACTGGAGGTTTACTGTGAACTGCCACGGGCAGACCAATTGAAACTTCTGTTCACCGCCCTGCTTCATGATGCCGGAAAACCGGCGACCACAGTCCTGGATCCCGAGACGCGCCGGACGCGCTCGCCCCGACATTCGATCATCGGCGCGGCCATGGCACGCGAGGTCTTGAGGGAGCTGGGCTGTCCACTGGCCATGCGTGAGCACATCGTCAATCTGGTGCGCTACCATGGGCGACCGCCTTTCCTGCTGGAGCAGAAGGAGCCGGAACATGAAGTGATCCGCCTTTCCTGCCTGCTTTCAAACAAGCTGCTTTATCTTTTTGCACTCGCCGATACCCGAGGGAGGAAAACGGCTGAAGTGACGCGGCCAGAAGACCGTCTTCACCTCTGGCGCGACCTGTCCATGGAGCACGGTTGTTTTGTGGATGCCTATCCTTTCATCAATGCCCATGCGAGATTTCTGCTGTTCCGCCGGACGCTGAGCAACCTGCACTATGCACCCCATGAGCAGTACCGCTGCACGGTCACGCTGATGAGCGGGCTGCCGGGAGCAGGCAAAGACACTTGGCTGAAAAGTCACAGATCCGAATTACCGGTCGTCTCACTGGATGGCATCCGCGAAGATCTCAAAATCGATGCCACAGACAATCAGGGTCAGGTCATCCAAGCAGCCCGGGAGCAGTGCAGGGAACATCTTCGGGCCGGACGTGATTTTGCTTTCAACGCGACTAACATCACGGCCCAGATGCGCCAGCGCTGGGTGGACCTGTTCGCAGATTATGAAGCAAGGGTGGAGATGATCTATGTCGAGCCGCCCATGGCCACGATTCTCCGCCAGAACAAAGAACGCACCGACGCCATCCCTGAGAGCGTCATTCATCGCTTGCTGAGCAAAATTGAGGTGCCCACGCTCGCAGAGGCTCATCAGGTGAGCCTGGTAGGAGTTGAGTAA